The genomic stretch AGTCTATGGCCCCTATACCAACGAAGAACTGGTGGGGGAAGCCTTGGCGCCGGTACGCCGGCAAGTGGTCATTGCCACCAAATTTGGCTTCGACATTCGGGATGGCAAGATGATAGGGACCAATAGCCGACCAGAACAGATCCGGAAAGCCGTGGAAGGGTCTCTGAAGCGCCTCCGTACTGATGTGATTGACCTGCTCTACCAGCATCGGGTTGATCCGCAGGTGCCTATTGAAGATGTTGCCGGCACTGTAAAAGACCTGATTCAGGAGGGCAAGGTGCGCTACTTTGGCCTTTCAGAAGCTGGCGTGAAAAACATCCGGCGGGCACACGCCGTACAACCAGTAGCGGCCTTGCAGAGCGAATATTCCCTGTGGTGGCGCGAACCAGAAGCTGAAATTATTCCCACCCTTGAAGAACTCGGCATTGGCTTCGTGCCATTCAGCCCGCTCGGCAAAGGTTTTCTTACCGGTGCTATCAAGGAAGACACCCGGCTTGATCCCAATGATTTCCGGAACACCGTGCCTCGATTCAGGGAAGAAAACCGAAAAGCCAATATGGCTTTGGTGGCCTTGCTGGAAAGAATAGCCAAAGAAAAAGCTGCTACTCCGGCCCAGATTGCCCTTGCCTGGTTGCTGGCACAAAAACCGTGGATTGTGCCAATTCCCGGTACCACCAAACTGCACCGGCTGCGGGAAAATATCGGCGCGGTAAACATTCAACTGTCTGCTGAAGACCTCCAGCAAATCCAGGAAGCCCTTAGCAAAATCCCGATACTGGGCGAGCGCTACGGAGAAGCGCAGCAAAAACAAATAGACCGTTAAGCCTCTTTATCGCTCAGTTTATTGATCTGCCTATTTCCGTTCCGGCTGTTGTGCCCGGCAAAGGCACAACGGCCGGAAAAGGGAAATGATTGCCAGAACCGCTCAAAAACATCCACAATATGCATATCAAACATTGGTTTTGGGTATCTCTTTTCAGCGCCGGATCCCTGCCCGCTTTTTCCCAGACAACCGAAAGCACAAAGAAGCTGTATCATTTCTCGGGATCGGCCTCTGTAACTAACAATGGCATTGCCCTGGTACCAAATTTTTCCTTAAACCGACCAGCAGCCATTTTTCTGTTTTCTTTTGGCGGAAAAAGATTTTCTGTTGAGCCTGATATCCGTTTTTCTCTTGATGCCAAGCCTTGGACCATGCTGTTCTGGAGCCGATATCAGATTATTCCGGAAGGAAAATTTCAATTGCGCACCGGTGCCCATCTGGGCTTGAATTACAAAATCAACACGCTACCGGTGGATGGAACGCCCACAAAGCTGAATGTAGTGAGAAGATATCTCGCTGCCGAGCTGGTTCCCACCTATCACATTTCTTCTCGCCTGGGTTTGGGTGCTTATTACCTTTATGCACGGGGACTGGATGCGGGTACAATTGTCAATTCCCATTTTGTTTTGTTCAGTGCCAACCTGAATCCAATTCTGCCTGCAGCCGGATCTGAATCTCTGATAAAACGGTTTTACCTGACGACCTCTCCACAGGTTTATTATCTGAATCAGGATGGCCTATCAGGAGCGTATCTGAACGTCAATATGCAGGTTGGCATTCACGATTTTCCCCTATCGTTGTCTTCTACCTTCAATGAAAAGCTTCATTCCCGGATTGCGGGAAAAAGCCTGATATGGAACGTCAGCCTGGTATATGCATTTCAAACAACGCTGACAAAGGCTTCCGCCCCGGTACTTCCTTAAAACCAACCCATTGTTGTTTCTCTGCCCCTGGATGGGCCAGGGTTCCTGCAAAAATCTTACCTTCGATACAACTGAACAGGGGGATAGCTATGAACCGGGCTGAATGGCAAGATGCGCTGCGTTTTTTAAAAAAGGGCACGCCCCGGCGATATCTAAACGCTGCCCGGGTTTTGGGTAGTTATTATCTAAGCAAATGGACGCATCGGCCCATCCAATGGGGCTTTCCCATTGCGCTATCCGTTGAACCCACAACAGCCTGCAACCTACGCTGCCCGGAATGCCCCAGCGGACTTCGGGCTTTTACCCGCGCAACAGGAAAAATCAACCCTGCTTTTTTCCGGCAGATCATCGATGAACTCCATCAGGACTTGTGGTATCTGATCTTTTATTTTCAGGGAGAGCCTTATCTGCATCCGCAACTGCTGGACATGGTTGCATATGCCCATCAGAAAGGCATTTACACAGCTACCTCCACCAATGCACATTTTCTGGACACATCCCATGCCCGGCAAACTGTGGAAAGCGGCCTGGATCGACTGATTATTTCCATTGACGGAACCACGCAGGATGTATATCAGCAATACCGCCGAGCAGGGCAGCTGGAAAAAGTGCTGGCCGGCGCCCGGGAAATCGTCAGATGGAAACGGGAACTTCATTCCCCTACCCCCTATGTATTTTTCCAGTTTCTGGTGGTAAAACCCAATCAGCATCAGATTCCGGAAATCAAGCGATTGGCAAAGGAAATCGGGGTGGATGGCGTACGATTCAAAACCGCTCAGATTTATGACTATCAAAACGGAAATCCACTGATACCCGATTTGGATCATTATTCCCGATACAAAAAAATGCCGGATGGCAGCTACCGGTTGAAAAACAAACTATCCAACCATTGCTGGAAACTCTGGCATTCACCCGTAATTACCTGGGATGGATGGGTAGTGCCCTGTTGTTTTGACAAAGATGCCAGCCATAAAATGGGCAACCTGAAAGAACAGTCTTTTCGTAAAATCTGGCATAACGAACAGTATTCTCATTTTCGGCAACAATTACTCAAAGGTCGCAGGCACATTGATATTTGCCAGAACTGCAGCGAGGGTACCCGTGTGTGGGGATAATCAGGTCTTTGCCTGGCTGGACTTTCGCTTCCCGCTCCAGTCTGCAATTTTTTTCAGCAGCCACAACTGCGCTACGGAAAAAAGAAATTTATATACCCCTGGCGAGGGTCCGTTTTTTCTGAACAACAACTGCAGCAAACTTTTACCCAGGCCTTTGCTGGTATCCAAAACTGTATTCCAGATCAGCTCTCCGCTATGGTTGTACACATACACCCATTGGCGGGCGAGTGCTTCTTCCTGTTCTGCACAAGCTTTTCGCAACCTGCGATATTCAGTCTTTAATTCTTCAAATGCATCTTTTGATGGCATACATGCAGTTTAATGTTCATCGTTTTCATCCAGGAAAGTATGGATCACCAGGTTGGCAATGGGACGCAAAAAAATCTGCCGGCGGAATACATACACCAGCATAAAAATCAGGATATACAGCACAGCTACTGCCAGGAATCCCAATGCATAGCTGCCCATCCATGCTCCCAGCCAGTATCCCAGGGCTATTCCCAAAAAAATCACCACCAACAGCACAATAAAGCCAGCAAGCAGCACACCTAGAATAAGGCTGATAGCTTTTACCAGTCGTATCAACAGCCGGGTCCGCACAAGGGCAATCCGCGTCTGAAGATATTGCAATAATAGCTTGCGTAATTCTTCCAAAACTGTAAACAAATTCTCGTTCATATGCTCGGGTTATGATTCTTCTTCCCGCGAAGTCATTTCCTGCAGCCAAGATGCGCCTTTATCCAGTTGATCTTCGATATCCGCACGCCACTTGTTGAGTTTTGCTTTCATTTCATCCACAATTTCATCTACCTTTTCGGAATGCAGGAAATAGCCGATGATAGCGCCCACGGCGATCCCCAGCAAAAAAGCACTGGTGTCTTTCCATTTGGAATCTGCCATATGTTTAAATTTTTTGTATGGATTTGTTTAGCTCAAATTACGCAAAACCTTCTTTATCAACAATTGTGCATGGGGTTTTTCATCTGTAATAATGGCTGTTTTCAATTTCCCGGGCTACGGAATCCGGTACCAGATAACGAATGGGCTTACCTTCCCGGATGCGTCTCCGAATCAGGGAAGCTGAAATATCCAGCAAAGGCGCCTGGACGATTTGCCCTTGCGGAGGCAAATCGTCTGGTTTTACCGGAAAACCCGCACGCGGATAGATGTAAAAACCCACATGTGCCTGAATCCAGCCTGCATTCTTCCATCTGGGAAAATTCTGCAGGCTGTCGCTTCCCATAATTAAGGCAAACTGATGGTGGGGATATTTTTCAAACAAATAAGCCAATGTATCGGCTGTATAGGATGGTTTGGGCAGGGAAAATTCCACGGCTGAGGCTTCCAACCTGGGATCGCCCTCCACAGCCAGCTGTGCGAGATGCAGGCGCTGATATTCATTCAGCAGGGAACCAGCAGGTTTAAACGGATTCTGCGGGCTCACCACCAGCCAGACTTTATCCAGATCAGTTTCATAAGCCAGATAGCTAGCGATGATCAGGTGCCCGTGGTGGATGGGATTAAATGAGCCAAAGAAAAGTCCGATTTTCATGTTGACGAGCCGGTGTATGGAGGTTTGCCAACAAAATTGCGGAAATTCTGTAGGTTTGCAGCCGAAAACTTCTGCCTGCAGGCAGAAAAGCCTCCTTAGCTCAGCTGGTTAGAGCGGCTGTTTCGTAAATAGCAGGTCGTGGGTTCAAATCCCATGGGAGGCTCAGGGGCGATTACAGGTATTTTTCTCCGATATTCCGTTTCACCTCGGCTACATATTCCTTGATTTCTTGTTCTCGGTTTTTTTTGCAGATCAGCAGCACATCGGGAGTGTCCACCACAATAAAATCATCCAGTCCTTGTAGTACCAGCAATCGCTCGCTACTGCTGTGCACCATGCAACGGGTAGCATCTACAATCAGCACATCCCGGGCAGCCACGGCATTTTCCAGATAGTCGCGGGGCATGTTTTCATAAGCCGAATTCCAGGTGCCCAGATCACTCCATCCGAAATCAGAAGGGATGACATACACGTTTTCCGCTTTTTCCATGATGGCATAATCAATGGAAATATTGGTGCATTGTGCATAGGTCATCTCCATTACTTCCGGTTCCTCGGGCGTGAGCATCGCTTCGGAAGCCGCTGAAAAAAGCTCATACATCTCCGGCTGCAGCCGCTGAAAGGCTTCTAAGATTTTCCGCACATCCCAGGCAAATATGCCGGCATTCCAGAGGAAATCGCCGCTTTTCAGAAATGTCTTTGCCAGTTCGAGATCGGGCTTTTCGGTGAAAGTTTTGACTTTAAAAATATGGTCGATGCTTTTCTGGGGTTCATATTGAATATACCCGTAGCCGGTATCGGGCCGGGTAGGCTTGATGCCAAATGTAAGCAGGGCATCGCGGCCATTCACAAACTGAAAGGCTTCCAGGCAGGTTTTGGTGAAACTAGTTTCTTCCAGAATCAGATGATCGGCTGGTGCAAAAAGCAGATTGGCATGTGGATCCTGTTTGTAAATCCGAAATGAAGCATAGGCAATGCAAGGCGCCGTGTTTTTGCGCGAGGGTTCGGCCAAAATATTTTCTTCAGGCAAATCAGGTAATTGCTCTCTGACAAGCGGAACATACTGATGATGGGTAATGACCTGAATATTTTCCGGTCGCATGAAGCGGAGAAACCGGTCGTAGGTATGCTGAATCAAAGTTTTTCCTGTGTTCAGAATGTCGAGAAACTGCTTGGGCTTATCGGCCCGGCTTACCGGCCAGAACCGGCTTCCGATGCCGCCAGCCATAATGATTACATAAGCATGTTTATTCATGACAGACTTTTCTTTATATCAGTCCTTCCCGGATCAGGTCATGCAAATGAATGATTCCGTCGTAATGACCGTTGGAGTCCAGCACCACCACCTGGGTAATATTATGCTGACGCATCAGCTGCAGGGCTTCCACGGCAAGTGCATCCCGGTGGATGGTTTTCGGATGAATGGTCATCACATCGCGGGCCCTGAGTTGCTGAAACTGTTCATATTTTTCCATCATGCGTCTTAAATCCCCGTCGGTAATTACACCAACCAGCTGATCCTGATGCACCACAGCAGTAATGCCCAGCCTGCCGCCTGTCATCTCCAGAATGACTTCCCGGATGGAACTATCTGGACTGACGCAGGGTTTGGCATTGTGCACCGAAAGATCCCTGACTCGCAAATACAATTTTTTCCCCAGGGTGCCTCCTGGATGAAATTTAGCAAAATCTTCCGCACTAAAACCCTTGAGGCGAATCAAAGCCGTGGCCAGAGCATCGCCCATGGCCAGCTGCGCTGTGGTGCTGGAGGTGGGTGCCAGGTTGTTGGGGCAAGCTTCCTGGCTTACAGTGGTGTTGAGTACAAAATCGGCCTGCCGGGCCAAAGAAGATTGCATATTGCCCACAATCGCAATGACCGGCGTATGAAAGTTTTTAATCAGCGGCAAAAGCACCTTTATTTCCGGCGATTCTCCGCTTTTGGAAAGCATGATAACCACATCTTCCGGCTGAATCATGCCAAGATCACCATGAATAGCATCGGCTGCATGCATGAATATGGCCGGAGTACCCGTAGAATTGAAGGTTGCCACGATTTTCTGGGCAATGATGGCGCTTTTACCAATACCGGTAATCACTACCTTACCGGAGCAAGAAGCAATAAGGCGGACGGATTGAATGAATCCATCATCCAGATAGGTGATCATTTGCTGCAGGGCCTCCGCTTCTTTGGCAAGCGTGTTCCGGGCAATATCCAGAATTTCTTCATCTGTCAACGCAGGCAAATCCGTATGCCGGGAGGGGTGGGCCATAACGGTTGCGAAATTCGGATAATTCTGTCAGTTTTTATTTCACCCGCCAGCTGTTCCGACCCGATTGAAACAATACCATTCCCTTAAAACGGTACGACTCGGATGGAAGCTGCATGCCTGTCCCAAAGAGAGAAACCCGGGGATATAATGCAGATGCGGTTGCTGATCGGAACAAGGATGCCGACTGGCGAAAGCTTCCGGAAAGAATATAATTCTGTATAGCCTGCAAATTGGCATCTCGCAAATCGCCCCAGTTGAGGTTAATATAATCGGGTTGCAAACTATTGGGAGGAATACCTTCAAAATAGCTGCCCTGCCCGCTGGCATTCAGGGTCTGGAAGTTTACGTCATACAAATCAGCCAGATGCTGAATTCGGCCCAGGGAATCATAATCGCTGATGGACCATTGGAAAAAGCCTACCGGTTTTCCGTAGGTGGTATCGCCCACCGTGAGTACGGACATATACGGCTTCAGGTTGTTAAAGGTTAATTCGCTGGCAGAAACGGTGTTGCGGCTGGTGATGAAAAACACATGATCCAGCTGAAGTCCGCCGGTGCTATTTCCGAAATATACTTTCTGCGGAAATCCGCTCAGCTGATCCAGATAGGCTGTAATCCGGTCGTTATACACATAGCTGTACATGAGCTGACCGGCTGCACTGGCCGGGGCCAGCAGGCTGTCCAGATAAGCTACCGTGGTTACTGATCCGCCGGTATTGTAACGTTCATCCACAATCACGTCTTTCACGCCGGCAGATTTGAATTTGGTAAAGATCTGATCCAGTTCATTTTTGGTTTCTGTGGGATTGCCATTGGCATCATACACATTAATGAATTGATTGAACACAAAATAACCCACGGGCTTGCTTCCGAAATAAAATACCGTATCAAAAAGCACCGGTGTCAGGGTATAATTGGTAGCTGTGATGGTGAGGGTGGTGCTGGTACCATCTGGTTTTTTAAAGGTAAACTGGGCCGAATTGCTGTTGTAGAGTGCATCGGAAAGAGTTGCGGTACTGAAGTTGGTAGCACCATTCACGGCTGTCAGCTGCCAGCCACGCTGCACGCCCTGCTGGCCAGCAGAAGAATTTTTATACACATACAGCACAAACCAGTAAATCTGATTATTGGCCTGGGCAGGGGCCACTTCAAAACCCATATCCCCGTTGGTAGTTCCCGATGAAAGCGGTGTTCCCGGCGAAAACCCAAGTCCGCTCTGTCCGTTTTGAATCTGGCTGGAAATCTGTCCAGTCCGATCCAGAAAACTGTAACGATCTGATGGATTCTGGGGAAAGCTGATGATGTAGTTCAGCAAGTCTTCTGCTTTAGGATATGACGCACTAAAAGGATCAATATTTGTAGGAACTGCTTTGTACCAGAGGTATTGCGGGATTTTGGTTACTGTATCCGCTCCTTCGGTAATGGTAACCAGCATGAGTCGGTGGATATAATATTTCAGGGAATCTTCATCACGGGGTGCAAGAACAGATGATCCGGAGTTTTGCTGAGATGTATCTGTGGCTGGCTGCGCGTCTTGGTGTTTGCGACAACCAGTTTGCCATACAGCGGTACCTAGCAGCAACAAGCTACAGGCAAAAACTGGCAACCAATTGCTTATCCGTACCTTTTTTGTTCTTCGGATCAAATGACGGAGGGACATAGGAAAAAAATGAAACAACTTTTGTATGCACTACCTGAGATAAGGTTTAAACAAACCAGCAGCCCGGTAATCAACCATCCCTTCAAAACGCTTCAGGGGCAGACTTCCCTGAATTACGCGGTATTGTTGTGCCTGACTTGCCAACCGGGCAGTGGATGTGGTTCGGTAACTGCCGGTGGTCAGATAATTGAACACATCTTGCAGATTGGGATCATTGGGATCTCCCCAGTTATAGCCTATATAGTCATATTCCAGTTTGTTGGGAACCATTCCTGTAAAATAATCCCCATATCCTGCAGCATTTTTGGTTTGAAAATTCACAGAATACAGGTCGGCCGCATGGATTTGTTGTCCGGCTGAGTCATACTGAATAGGCCAACCAAAAAATCCAACCGGTTTGCCATAAGTAGTATCACCTACCAGCTGCACATCCATGTAAGGCTTCAGGTTGTTAATTGTCAGCTCGCTGGCAGAAACAGTGTTGTGGGATACAATGAAAAACACGTGTTCCAGATTGAAGCTACCTGTATTCTGATAATTGATGGTAATAGGCAATTGCAGATCGGTAGCGTGTGCCGTGAGCCGATCATTGTAGACATATGAATACATGGCCTTGCCATTTGCAGCAGCAGGAGCCAATTTATTGTCAATATATTCTGCTGTTTGCACAGCCCCGCCTCCATTGTATCGTTCATCCATGATGACAGTAGTTACACCAGAGTCGGCAAACATTTTAAACACAGCATCCAGTTCATTTTTGGTTTCCGTGGGTTGGTTGTTCGAATCATAGATACTAACAAACTGATTGAATACGAAATAACCCACCTTTTTACCGTTGGATAAAGTATACACCGTATCAAATAACACCGGATTTACCTGATACTGTGTGGACTGGATGGTGAGGGTAACAGAAGAGCCATCCGGTTTTTTGAAAGTAAATTGTGCACTTGGTGAATTGTAGAGTGCATTTATCACCAAGTTATTATCTGAAATATTGGTATTTCCGTTGATGGCCGTAATCTCCCATCCCCGTTGTACGCCCTGCTGCCCAGCGGAAGAATTCTTATAGACGTACAACACCACGAGATGAAGTTGATTATTATTATCGTAGGCATAAGCCGGCTGAAAACCCATATCGCCGGTTACTCCGCCCTGAATCAATCCGGAAACCGCACCCTGCCTATCCAGAAAACTATAGCGATCAATCTTTCCTCCTGTTTGCGGATTAATAGGATAACTGATGATGGTGTTCAATAAATCTTCTGCTTTGGGATATTTAACATCGTCAAATGGATTGATGGTGCTGGTAGGCACCTGGCGATACCATAAATACAAAGGCAATGAATCGTGATAATAGGCCATAGCCTGATCATCAAATGCAACCAACATATAGTGGTAGATGTAATATTTCAGCGAATCTTCTTCAGAGATATTGTTGGATCCGGAGGAAGGATTGTTGTTATGATTTTTTTTGCAACCCGCACCAGCAGCCAGTACAAATCCTAATATCACGTAGCATAGCGCATTTCGGAAAAAAAATGATTTTTTCATAGGTGATATATTTTTTGTAAACAGTATAATGAACGTAAACAAGGCACAAAAGGTTGTGAATATACTGACAAATTACGAAAAACAATAAAATTTACCCTGCAGAAATTTCCAGCATCCGTGCCAGCGGGCGGTAGGCTCTTTGACGCAAATCTTCATCCAGCACAATCTCTGGTTGCTCATACTTCAGGCAGAGATACAGTTTTTCGAGAGTATTCAATTTCATGTGCGGACAGTTATTGCAGGCACACTGGTTGTCCGGAGGCGCTGGAATGAAGGTTTTATCCGGATAATGCTTTTCCATCTGATGCAAAATACCGGCTTCTGTAGCTACAATATATGTGTTGGTTGTATCCTTTCCTACAAAATTCAGCAACCCTGTGGTGCTCCCGATGTAATCAGCCATATTCAGCACAGCTTCTTCACATTCAGGGTGGGCAATCAGTTTGGCATCCGGATAGCGCATTTTGAGTCGGGTGATTTTTTCAACGGAAAATATTTCATGCACAATACAGGAACCATTCCACAGAAGCATATCCCGGCCGGTTTTTTTGATCAGGTATTTTCCGAGATTTTTATCTGGTGCAAAGATGATAGGCTTTTCCGGCGGCACACTGCGGATGATTTTTTCGGCATTGGATGATGTGCAGATGATATCGCTCAGAGCCTTTACTTCAGCCGAACAGTTGATATAGGAAATCACCACATGATCGGGATGTTGCTCCTTAAACTTCCGGAAAGCTTCAGCAGGTGCACTATCAGCCAATGAACATCCAGCTTTCAGATCAGGCAAAACCACCTTTTTATCCGGACAAATGATTTTAGCCACTTCTGCCATAAAATGAACCCCGGCAAACACAATCATCCGCGCATCCGTACGCGCTGCTTCCTGCGACAATCCCAGACTATCACCAATATAATCGGCCAGATCCTGAATTTCAGATTCCTGATAATAATGAGCCAGCATAACGGCATTTTTTTCCCGCTTCAATATCTGGATTTCCTCAACCAGATTCAGGTACGGATCAATAGGTCGTTGCAGATATCCGTAGGTAGCTAGCTCATTTTCCACATCTGTAATCATGATGATAATAATTGGAATTGAAAATTATTTTAAAAAGCTCATTACTATTAACCCTGTGCATTTGTGGAGAAAAATTTAACGATCTGCTTGCAAAATTAGATATTCATCATGTGTATAGGTTTATTTCACCTGATTTCCACAGGCTGAATTTCACGTCAGCAAAGCAATTTTCCAGTTTTTCACGAAAAGTGGAAAACCGGGTTGTGGACAAAATCTTATTACCTATTGAGTGGAAAACCGCTTTTTTGAGAGGAACAGATCGGGTAAAAAATCACAGCGCAGAGAGAGGATAAGGGTAAGCACAGATCTGCAGGGTAGTTTTTTCTTGTTAATACTCAGCTCATCCACAACGGATAAACAGTTTTTTAAGCTTTCATTCACATGCAATGGCGGTGTTTTGGGTTTTGCCGGTACAGGTATTTTATTCTATTTTTGCTTGCCTCAAAATAGAAATTAAATTTTTAATATGTCGGTTATTCAGAAGATTCGGGAGAAATACGCCACCCTGATGGTAGTAGCCATCTGTGTAAGCCTGGTTGCTTTTTTGCTGATGGATGCCTTTGTGGGTCCGCGCTCTTTTTTTCATCACAGCAATGATGTGGCAGTAATCAACGGAGAGGGAATTCCCATCACGGAGTTCAGCAATATGGAGCAGGATGCTGAAAATGCTGCCCGTCAGCAGAATCCCAACCTTAGTGATGAAGCCCGCCAGCAGATTCGGGAACAGGTGTGGAACCAGCTGTTGAGTGATGTGATTTTGGGTGATGAATATCAGAAGCTGGGCATTATGGTTACCAATGAAGAAATTGTGGATCGGACGGCTACGCCCGATGCAGATCCACAGATTCAGGCCATTCCTATTTTCAAAAATCCCCAGACAGGCGAATTTGATCCGGGGCGGGTGGTGCAGTTTATCCGCAATATGGACCAGGATCAGACCGGCCAGGCGCGCCAATTCTGGAATCAGATTCAGCAATATCTGTTGCGCTCCATCCCGCAACGCAAATTTTATGACTTGGTAAGGCAATCCATTTATTATCCCAAATGGCTTGCTCAGATGGATCTGCAAGACCGCAGTACAAACGCCACTGTTCATTATGTGTCTATTCCCTACTCTACTATTCCAGATAGTGCCGTGAAATATACAGACCAGGAGCTTCAGCAGTATCTTGACACACATCAGGCATTATTCAAACAGGAGGCCAGCCGCGGCATTGAATATGTGTCTTTTGATGTAATTCCTACGCCGGCTGACAGTGCACAGATTTTAAAGCAACTGAACACCCTGAAAACGGACCTTCAGCAGGCTACACTTCAAAACCTGCCCGGTTTCATCAACCGCAATTCTGATATTCCTTTTTACGATGGTTATCAACCCAAAGATCAGCTCATGACTTCCCAGCGCGACGAAGTGTTTGGGCTTGCGCCGGGACAGGTGATAGGCCCTTATCTGGATAATGGAAGTTATACCATTGCTAGGATGCTGGATAAAAAAGTATTGCCCGATACGGTGGAAGTTCGGTTGATATTGATCAGCACCCAAAATACACCCGACTCTGTGGCCAAACAGCGGATTGACAGCATAGCAACAGCCATCGAAAAAGGAGCTTCATTTGATCAGCTGGCATTGCGATATTCGGATGATCCCGGCAGCCGCCAGCAGGGCGGGCATTACACCTTCAGCGCAGCGCAGGTGCAGGATCCCAATTTCAGCCCGGAAGTCAGGCAGTTTATTTTGTTTGACGGAAAAAAAGGAAGTCATAAAGTAGTGAAAAGCAGCCTGGGATATTTTTATATTCAAATTCTGGA from Thermoflavifilum aggregans encodes the following:
- the nadA gene encoding quinolinate synthase NadA; the protein is MITDVENELATYGYLQRPIDPYLNLVEEIQILKREKNAVMLAHYYQESEIQDLADYIGDSLGLSQEAARTDARMIVFAGVHFMAEVAKIICPDKKVVLPDLKAGCSLADSAPAEAFRKFKEQHPDHVVISYINCSAEVKALSDIICTSSNAEKIIRSVPPEKPIIFAPDKNLGKYLIKKTGRDMLLWNGSCIVHEIFSVEKITRLKMRYPDAKLIAHPECEEAVLNMADYIGSTTGLLNFVGKDTTNTYIVATEAGILHQMEKHYPDKTFIPAPPDNQCACNNCPHMKLNTLEKLYLCLKYEQPEIVLDEDLRQRAYRPLARMLEISAG
- a CDS encoding peptidylprolyl isomerase, translating into MSVIQKIREKYATLMVVAICVSLVAFLLMDAFVGPRSFFHHSNDVAVINGEGIPITEFSNMEQDAENAARQQNPNLSDEARQQIREQVWNQLLSDVILGDEYQKLGIMVTNEEIVDRTATPDADPQIQAIPIFKNPQTGEFDPGRVVQFIRNMDQDQTGQARQFWNQIQQYLLRSIPQRKFYDLVRQSIYYPKWLAQMDLQDRSTNATVHYVSIPYSTIPDSAVKYTDQELQQYLDTHQALFKQEASRGIEYVSFDVIPTPADSAQILKQLNTLKTDLQQATLQNLPGFINRNSDIPFYDGYQPKDQLMTSQRDEVFGLAPGQVIGPYLDNGSYTIARMLDKKVLPDTVEVRLILISTQNTPDSVAKQRIDSIATAIEKGASFDQLALRYSDDPGSRQQGGHYTFSAAQVQDPNFSPEVRQFILFDGKKGSHKVVKSSLGYFYIQILDQRNFEPMAKVAFLSKQIVPSQQTDNEVFSQASRFAGMSQTREAFEQNARKQGLTVRQAAEVYPTDYVIPGIGQARALIQWMYNDAKINQVSNVFSLNNRYVVAVLTQIRKKGVAPLAEVRPQIAAEIIRQKKANMIAEKVGKPASLDSLASQWKFSVQEAQHVNFTAPYVPGAGFEPKVIGYVFYRQLKPHTVSPAIPGNNGVYYLQVDSLYQEAPGITLESLRQNMESTRQSDIIAQLFDMLKENSHVVDNRIKYQ